The Pyrenophora tritici-repentis strain M4 chromosome 9, whole genome shotgun sequence sequence GTCCGTCCTGTGTCATGACTGGAACTCATATCTACCATCCCTACTCTCGCTACTCAATACAATTCATCCCCGGAACCCGCTGTCGCCGTCGACACTGCACGAGTTTGTAGGCCTCTTGATTCTCGATCAGGCGTGTCGGCAGTCTGATTTCTCGGGCGCGCGGGCAACGAAATTGGCATACGGGTATAAGGATTGGAGGGTGGAGAAGGTGCTCAAGTGTCTGGTGGCGGATGATTACGTGGGGTTTTGGCGGGTGAGGAGAGCGGTGGATGGGTATCAGAGGAGTGTTATGGAGTGGGCTGATGGGGGCGTAAGGGTGCATGCGTTGAAGTGTCTGGGCAAAAGTTATTTGAGTGCTGATAGAAGGTTTGTGGAGAGGTGTACGGATCGGAGGTGGGAAGAGTTGGTGGAAGATGGGGTGGGGTGGGCACTGAGCGCTGACGGGGAGAAGGTTATGATCAAGAAGCCAAAAGGAGCTTGATGGTGTAGATACCCTAGCCTATGTTGGAACACGTATTGTGAAGTTTCCCAGGCATATTTCATTGCGTCGAATGGGGTATCATTATAACTTTTAGATCAAATCGCATCACTCCTCCATTTCCTCGTCTTCGCCATCTTCACCAGCATCTGCCGCGTCCTGCCAGACATCATCATCCATATCATAATCGTCCAGATCATCCATCTCCTCGTCCTCATCATCGTCTCCTTCGCCCTCTTCTGGGTTCTCGCCCCTTGCAGCAGCCTTTTCTTTCCTCTTCTTTTCCACATTCTCCTTTTGTATGCGCCGcctctcctccttctccttgttcCTCTGTGCCCACTTCTTCTCTAGTTCCTGTTGTTCTGCCTTGGTCTTTGTGATGAACTCATGCCACAGGATCCTACCGCCACACACATCCTCCTCGACCTTTGTGAGGCGAAGCTTCATGCGAGGGCCGAGCTCGACGAGTTTGACGGCGCGCTTCTCGACACGGGGCTTGGAGCCGCGAGCTCGTGCGTGAGACGTCTCGTCGCCAgccttgagcttctccttttCGCGACGCGACAGGACCTTTTGCCGTACGGGTGCTGTGACTTCCACCTCGGCGTCCGTATCCTGTTCCGTGTCGGAGGCGGATGTATATCCTGCCGCTGAGGGATCCAGCATATAGTCTGCGACGTCCTCTAGCTTTCCAAGATTAGGTAGTgcgctcttcttcttttccttGCTGCCTATCAACTTCTCTGCCGCGTATAGCCTTCGGATCGCCTTGGGCACGCCTGTGACCTTTGTAGTGATAGCATAGTGTCTTAGGCTTATTGTGACGGAGCCTGTGTCGTCTGAAGGAGGTTCGCGGTTGAGGAGGAGCACGCGCTTGATCGAATGGAGGGGTGTGGTGTGGGGTTGGATAGGAGGGAAGAGGCCCTGGAACATGTCTGTCACGAGCTTCTCCAGATGCTTCGGCGGTGCCTTTTCGCCCATACTTTCCCTCTGCGTATCGGTTGTTAAGAAGTTGTTCATAACAAGCAGCGGAGCAACCTATAA is a genomic window containing:
- a CDS encoding Brix multi-domain protein; this translates as MARGRGTARKKQSAKDKELAKKPQAGPKSMVIRIGAQEVGKSVSDLVNDVRHCLEPDTAIRLKERRANKLKDYLVMCGPLGVSHLLLFSRSESGNTNLRLCRTPRGPTLHFRVENYSLCKDIIHSMRRPRAGAQDYLVAPLLVMNNFLTTDTQRESMGEKAPPKHLEKLVTDMFQGLFPPIQPHTTPLHSIKRVLLLNREPPSDDTGSVTISLRHYAITTKVTGVPKAIRRLYAAEKLIGSKEKKKSALPNLGKLEDVADYMLDPSAAGYTSASDTEQDTDAEVEVTAPVRQKVLSRREKEKLKAGDETSHARARGSKPRVEKRAVKLVELGPRMKLRLTKVEEDVCGGRILWHEFITKTKAEQQELEKKWAQRNKEKEERRRIQKENVEKKRKEKAAARGENPEEGEGDDDEDEEMDDLDDYDMDDDVWQDAADAGEDGEDEEMEE